One region of Deinococcus koreensis genomic DNA includes:
- a CDS encoding DUF4386 family protein, which yields MTTLTSTRPDAPAVRPAPRLALFATAAAQFVLMLGAFGVLSSAIGWPQSLDLPAAEALPLIRERGGAVALGYSMYFVSAFLLVPLSVLIHRMLGEQDGDSTVLNITAALGVTAGVLKLLGIVRWLVAMPALAATYAGGDGATQAAASVMYETLNTYAGGVGEALGVQLFAGLWTVMVSAALWRRPGARALALGGFASGGLLLAGLAGVFGADLGPVLTVSGIAWQVWLLSLGLNFLRARR from the coding sequence ATGACCACCCTCACCTCCACCCGCCCCGACGCCCCCGCCGTGCGTCCCGCCCCGCGCCTGGCCCTCTTCGCGACCGCGGCCGCGCAGTTCGTCCTGATGTTGGGTGCCTTCGGCGTGCTGTCGAGCGCCATCGGCTGGCCCCAGAGCCTCGATCTGCCGGCCGCCGAGGCCCTGCCCCTGATCCGCGAGCGGGGCGGGGCGGTGGCCCTGGGCTACTCCATGTACTTCGTCTCGGCCTTCCTGCTCGTGCCCCTGTCCGTGCTGATCCACCGCATGCTGGGGGAACAGGACGGCGACAGCACTGTTCTGAACATCACGGCCGCGCTGGGTGTCACGGCAGGCGTTCTCAAGCTCCTCGGGATCGTGCGCTGGCTGGTCGCCATGCCTGCCCTGGCCGCGACTTACGCAGGCGGTGACGGTGCGACCCAGGCGGCCGCCTCAGTCATGTACGAGACCCTCAACACCTACGCAGGGGGCGTCGGAGAAGCCCTGGGCGTACAACTCTTCGCGGGGCTGTGGACGGTGATGGTGTCGGCCGCCTTGTGGAGGCGTCCGGGGGCGCGTGCGCTCGCCCTCGGGGGCTTCGCGTCCGGCGGGCTTCTGCTCGCTGGGCTCGCCGGGGTCTTCGGCGCCGATCTCGGGCCCGTCCTCACCGTCTCAGGTATTGCCTGGCAGGTCTGGCTGCTCAGCCTGGGCCTGAACTTCCTGCGTGCCCGCCGCTGA
- a CDS encoding TetR/AcrR family transcriptional regulator: protein MSPVTSRKRISREESRAQTRQELLMAARELFARQGFEGASIDQITDAAGYTRGAFYSNFDTRESLMIALIEHCFAEDLAQLSRLGERPEAGFSGEGFQAFSASPDTDQTAHLIKMEFWMCAMRYPRIRAAYVQQQGQLRAAIARQVEAQAQALGLTLPVAAEDAAAVLIALKNGLDTQKLIQPQAFADGLYATMFRQLLRPDPPLTP from the coding sequence ATGTCACCCGTCACCTCCCGCAAACGGATCAGCCGCGAGGAGAGCCGCGCCCAGACGCGTCAGGAGCTGCTCATGGCGGCGCGTGAACTGTTCGCCCGCCAGGGCTTCGAGGGCGCTTCCATCGACCAGATCACCGACGCGGCCGGATATACCCGGGGGGCGTTCTACTCGAACTTCGACACCAGGGAAAGCCTGATGATCGCCCTGATCGAGCACTGTTTCGCCGAGGATCTCGCGCAGTTGAGCCGGCTGGGCGAGCGGCCGGAGGCGGGCTTCTCCGGTGAGGGCTTCCAGGCATTCTCCGCCAGCCCCGACACCGACCAGACCGCCCACCTGATCAAGATGGAGTTCTGGATGTGCGCGATGCGCTACCCCCGCATCCGGGCCGCCTACGTTCAGCAGCAGGGCCAACTCAGGGCCGCCATCGCCCGGCAGGTCGAGGCGCAGGCCCAGGCGCTCGGGCTGACGCTGCCCGTGGCCGCCGAGGACGCGGCGGCGGTGCTCATCGCGCTGAAAAACGGGCTGGACACCCAGAAACTCATCCAACCACAGGCCTTCGCTGACGGCCTGTACGCCACCATGTTCCGCCAGCTCCTGAGGCCCGACCCCCCCCTGACCCCCTGA
- a CDS encoding arabinose isomerase, with protein MSNPYPLRVGLFGIGLDAYWPQFDGLEARLTGYVAQVAARLERPGVEVVNLGLIDSPPAALAAGHALRRADVDIVFLYVTTYALSSTVLPVVQRAGVPVVILNLQPEAALDYARLNALGSRTAMTGEWLAFCSACPVPELANVFTRAGVAFHQVTGVLQGDPQVWHEVDGWVEAARVAHVMAHTRLGLMGRPYTGMLDIYTDPTLQAITFGTHIQHVEVDELAAIRRDVTEAEAAGRVDLFRDTFDVQPDCDGAELSRAARTSVALDRLVERHDLGALAYFAESTPGHENEDVISSVILGCSLLTGRGVPVAGEYEIKNVHAMKIMDSFGAGGSFTEFYALDFTDDVVLMGHDGPGHPRIAQGKTKVRPLAVYHGKVGRGLSVEMSVQHGPVTLLSVVEDGGKLKLLVAEGESVAGPILEIGNTNSRYRFSVGARAFVDAWSAQGPAHHCAVGVGHLADRIRQLGALKGLRVVQVG; from the coding sequence ATGAGCAATCCCTACCCCCTGAGAGTCGGCCTCTTCGGCATCGGCCTCGACGCCTACTGGCCGCAGTTCGATGGGCTGGAGGCGCGGCTGACCGGCTACGTCGCGCAGGTGGCCGCCCGGCTGGAACGGCCCGGCGTGGAGGTCGTCAACCTGGGCCTGATCGACTCGCCGCCGGCCGCCCTGGCGGCGGGACACGCGCTGCGGCGGGCCGACGTGGACATCGTGTTCCTGTACGTCACGACCTACGCGCTGTCCAGCACGGTGCTGCCGGTGGTGCAGCGGGCCGGGGTGCCGGTGGTGATCCTGAACCTGCAACCTGAAGCCGCTCTCGACTACGCGCGCCTGAACGCGCTGGGGAGCCGCACGGCCATGACCGGCGAGTGGCTGGCCTTCTGCTCGGCCTGCCCGGTGCCCGAACTCGCCAACGTCTTCACGCGGGCCGGCGTCGCCTTCCATCAGGTCACGGGCGTGCTGCAGGGCGATCCGCAGGTCTGGCACGAGGTGGACGGCTGGGTCGAGGCGGCGCGCGTGGCCCACGTGATGGCGCACACCCGCCTGGGCCTGATGGGGCGCCCGTACACCGGGATGCTGGACATCTACACCGACCCGACCCTCCAGGCGATCACCTTCGGCACCCACATCCAGCATGTGGAAGTCGACGAACTGGCGGCAATCCGCCGGGACGTCACCGAGGCCGAGGCGGCAGGGCGGGTCGACCTCTTCCGTGACACCTTCGACGTGCAGCCCGACTGCGACGGGGCCGAGCTGAGCCGCGCCGCCCGCACCAGCGTGGCCCTCGACCGCCTCGTGGAGCGGCACGACCTGGGCGCGCTGGCCTACTTCGCCGAGTCCACGCCCGGCCACGAGAACGAGGACGTGATCAGCTCGGTGATCCTGGGCTGCTCGCTGCTCACGGGGCGCGGGGTGCCGGTGGCCGGCGAATACGAGATCAAGAACGTCCATGCCATGAAGATCATGGACAGCTTCGGGGCGGGCGGGTCGTTCACCGAGTTCTACGCCCTGGACTTCACCGATGACGTGGTGCTGATGGGCCACGATGGCCCCGGCCACCCGCGTATCGCGCAGGGCAAGACCAAGGTCAGGCCGCTGGCGGTCTATCACGGCAAGGTGGGCCGGGGGCTCAGCGTGGAGATGTCGGTGCAGCACGGCCCGGTCACGCTGCTGTCCGTCGTCGAAGACGGGGGAAAGCTCAAGCTCCTCGTCGCTGAAGGCGAGTCGGTAGCCGGCCCCATCCTGGAGATCGGCAACACCAACAGCCGCTACCGTTTTTCCGTGGGCGCGCGCGCCTTCGTGGATGCCTGGAGCGCCCAGGGGCCGGCGCACCACTGCGCCGTGGGCGTGGGGCACCTCGCCGACCGGATTCGCCAACTGGGTGCCCTGAAAGGGCTGAGGGTCGTGCAGGTGGGGTGA
- the rhaS gene encoding rhamnose ABC transporter substrate-binding protein → MKTRSLLLSALTLSALATLAYAQTPALKKGLKITLLPKNINNPYNVIETSGGLEAGKEIGALVKVVGPSDAGASSQVSYINTAIAQKQDALVLAANDANALLPYLARAKASGMKIVTMDSDTAVSGRTLFINQANSEGIGRAQVQLVGKLIGYKGEIAVLSATPNATNQNTWIKWMQEELKLPRYKDMKLVKIAYGNDDDQKSFTEMQGLIQAYPNLKGVISPTTVGISAGARYLSTSPSKGKVALTGLGTPNQMRAFVKDGTVTAFQLWNPADVGYLATYAAAALVSGQITGKPGEKFKAGRLGEYTIGKDGEIIVGPPYTFDKANIDKFDF, encoded by the coding sequence ATGAAGACCCGCTCCCTGCTGCTGTCCGCCCTGACCCTGAGCGCCCTGGCCACCCTGGCTTATGCCCAGACCCCCGCGTTGAAAAAGGGCCTGAAGATCACGCTGCTGCCCAAGAACATCAACAACCCCTACAACGTCATCGAGACCAGCGGCGGCCTGGAGGCCGGCAAGGAGATCGGCGCGCTGGTGAAGGTCGTGGGCCCGTCGGACGCCGGGGCGAGCTCGCAGGTCAGCTACATCAACACCGCCATCGCCCAGAAGCAGGACGCGCTGGTGCTGGCCGCCAACGACGCCAACGCCCTGCTGCCCTACCTGGCGCGCGCCAAGGCCTCGGGAATGAAGATCGTCACCATGGACTCCGACACCGCCGTCTCGGGCCGCACGCTCTTCATCAACCAGGCGAACAGTGAGGGCATCGGCCGCGCACAGGTGCAGCTGGTCGGTAAACTCATCGGCTACAAGGGCGAGATCGCGGTGCTCTCCGCCACGCCGAATGCCACCAACCAGAACACCTGGATCAAGTGGATGCAGGAGGAACTCAAGCTGCCCCGGTACAAGGACATGAAGCTCGTCAAGATCGCCTACGGCAACGACGACGACCAGAAGTCCTTCACCGAGATGCAGGGGCTGATCCAGGCCTACCCGAACCTGAAGGGGGTCATCTCGCCGACCACCGTGGGCATCTCCGCCGGCGCGCGCTACCTCTCCACCAGCCCCAGCAAGGGCAAGGTCGCCCTGACCGGCCTGGGCACCCCCAACCAGATGCGGGCCTTCGTGAAGGACGGCACCGTGACCGCTTTCCAGCTCTGGAACCCCGCCGACGTGGGCTATCTCGCCACCTACGCCGCCGCCGCGCTCGTCAGCGGCCAGATCACCGGTAAGCCGGGCGAGAAGTTCAAGGCCGGGCGTCTCGGCGAATACACCATCGGCAAGGACGGCGAGATCATCGTCGGGCCGCCCTACACCTTCGACAAGGCGAACATCGACAAGTTCGATTTCTGA
- a CDS encoding ABC transporter permease, with protein sequence MKGVRGLLGWEATLLALVALALLGGGLLSPDFLTGQNLSFLTANFSEVALMVLSMTLLVVVAEIDLSVASMLGLCSAVLGVLFAAGVPMPLAILAAFVTGALAGLFNGLLVTRLGLPSLAVTIGTLALYRGLAYVLLGDRAIAEFPAAYTNFGFGTLPGTLIPIPIALFAVLAALFAVVLHATPFGRSLYAIGANAVAARFAGLQVERVKLRLFVLSGLMSALAGVVYTFRFASARGDNATGFELSVIAAVLLGGVSIFGGRGSVVGAVLAVFLIGLINGALTIVDVSNEILTIVTGLLLIGSVLVPNLLGRFQSFRQRRRRRGDAAVP encoded by the coding sequence GTGAAAGGCGTTCGTGGTCTGCTCGGCTGGGAGGCCACCCTGCTGGCGCTGGTCGCGCTGGCCCTGCTGGGCGGCGGCCTGCTCTCGCCGGACTTCCTGACCGGCCAGAACCTCTCGTTCCTGACCGCCAACTTCTCCGAGGTCGCGCTGATGGTGCTCAGCATGACCCTGCTGGTAGTCGTGGCCGAGATCGACCTGTCGGTGGCGTCCATGCTGGGGCTGTGCTCGGCGGTGCTGGGGGTGCTGTTCGCGGCGGGCGTGCCCATGCCCCTGGCGATCCTGGCCGCCTTCGTGACCGGCGCCCTGGCGGGGCTGTTCAACGGGCTGCTCGTCACCCGGCTGGGGTTGCCATCGCTGGCGGTGACCATCGGGACGCTGGCGCTCTACCGGGGGCTGGCCTACGTGCTGCTGGGCGACCGCGCCATCGCGGAGTTCCCCGCCGCCTACACCAACTTCGGCTTCGGCACCCTGCCCGGCACGCTGATCCCCATTCCCATCGCGCTGTTCGCCGTACTGGCGGCCCTCTTCGCGGTGGTGCTGCACGCCACGCCCTTCGGCCGCAGCCTCTACGCCATCGGCGCCAACGCGGTCGCCGCGCGCTTCGCGGGCCTGCAGGTCGAGCGGGTCAAGCTGCGGCTGTTCGTGCTGTCCGGCCTGATGTCGGCGCTGGCGGGCGTGGTGTATACCTTCCGCTTCGCCTCGGCGCGCGGCGACAACGCCACCGGCTTCGAGCTGAGCGTGATCGCGGCGGTGCTGCTGGGCGGCGTGAGCATTTTCGGCGGCCGGGGCAGCGTGGTCGGCGCGGTGCTGGCGGTCTTCCTGATCGGCCTGATCAACGGCGCGCTGACCATCGTGGACGTGTCCAACGAAATCCTGACCATCGTCACGGGCCTGCTCTTGATCGGCTCCGTGCTCGTGCCCAACCTGCTCGGCCGCTTCCAGTCCTTCCGTCAGCGCCGGCGCCGCAGGGGGGACGCCGCCGTTCCGTAG
- a CDS encoding ABC transporter permease: MSPSTPLPTPAAPPNVLTRLLRAREFGLVALLALVLFGTAALNPLFLSPGSVRDLLLNVSIIALLVVGQTVVLLMKHVDLSVSSVVGLSAFLTGSLFVANPGLPIPVALLFGLGLGALLGAVNGLLVASGQVPALVATLGTLYVFRGVTYAVVDGRQINASNLPPGFLNFGTGSLLGVPNLVLLVLAVMLVFGVYLGTYRGGREYYALGSNREAAVLAGIDVTRRTLSGFVLSGAIAGVAGVLYLARFGTVDATAGTGLELQVIAAAVVGGVSIGGGVGTLFGAGVGALLLGVMGSALVTLRAPGFYQQAIQGALLLAAISIDILVARRTARRLQMGRKR, encoded by the coding sequence ATGAGCCCCTCCACCCCGCTGCCCACCCCGGCGGCCCCGCCCAACGTGCTGACCCGCCTGCTGCGGGCGCGCGAGTTCGGGCTGGTGGCGCTGCTGGCGCTGGTGCTGTTCGGCACGGCGGCCCTCAACCCGCTGTTCCTGAGCCCCGGCAGCGTGCGCGACCTGCTCCTCAACGTCTCGATCATCGCCCTGCTGGTGGTGGGCCAGACGGTCGTCCTGCTGATGAAGCACGTCGACCTGAGCGTGAGCAGCGTCGTGGGCCTCAGCGCCTTCCTGACCGGCTCGCTGTTCGTGGCCAACCCTGGGCTGCCGATTCCGGTGGCGCTGCTCTTCGGGCTGGGGCTGGGCGCGCTGCTCGGCGCGGTCAACGGCCTGCTGGTCGCCTCCGGACAGGTGCCGGCGCTGGTGGCCACGCTGGGCACGCTGTACGTCTTCCGGGGCGTGACCTACGCCGTGGTGGACGGCCGGCAGATCAACGCCTCGAACCTGCCGCCCGGCTTCCTGAATTTCGGCACCGGCAGCCTGCTGGGCGTGCCCAATCTGGTGCTGCTGGTGCTGGCCGTGATGCTGGTCTTCGGCGTGTACCTCGGCACCTACCGGGGCGGGCGCGAGTACTACGCGCTGGGCTCGAACCGCGAGGCTGCCGTGCTGGCCGGCATCGACGTGACGCGGCGCACCTTGAGCGGCTTCGTGCTCAGCGGCGCCATCGCCGGGGTCGCGGGGGTGCTGTACCTGGCCCGCTTCGGCACGGTGGACGCCACGGCGGGCACCGGGCTGGAACTGCAGGTGATCGCGGCGGCGGTGGTGGGCGGCGTGAGCATCGGTGGCGGGGTCGGCACGCTGTTCGGCGCGGGCGTGGGCGCCCTGCTGCTGGGCGTGATGGGCAGCGCCCTGGTCACCCTGCGCGCTCCCGGCTTCTACCAGCAGGCCATCCAGGGCGCGCTGCTGCTCGCGGCCATCAGCATCGACATCCTGGTCGCGCGGCGCACGGCCCGGCGGCTCCAGATGGGGCGGAAACGGTGA
- a CDS encoding sugar ABC transporter ATP-binding protein: MAIPVPPPTTPLLSLAHASRAFGPVQALRGVGIELYPGESHALVGENGAGKSTLVKILAGVYRPDAGELQVAGQPRHFHSPAEAQAAGIAVIYQEPTLFPDLSVAENVLMGRQPLARGGRIDTRALHARVAGILRELGVALDPARPVLGLSIADQQLVEIAKALSLSARILIMDEPTAALTLQETERLFRVVRSLRARGAAVLFITHRLEEVFAECQRVTVMRDGAWVSCGPTAQYDTGRVVRQMVGRDLGELYPRGAGVPGEVALAVRGLGQPGVFRDISFEVRRGEIVALAGLVGAGRSEVARAVFGIDPRAAGEVRLGGQPIPPGQPQTAMHLGLGLVPEDRRAQGLVMDMSIERNATLAILNRLARGGLMNRASEAATAQHWTSKLQLRAHSLRDPVSSLSGGNQQKVVLAKWLATRPSVLIVDEPTRGIDVGAKAEVHRTLAELAASGLAVLMISSDLPEVLGMADRILVMREGALVGELSRAQASEEAVMFLATGQRPSHVSGGAA, from the coding sequence GTGGCCATCCCAGTCCCTCCTCCCACGACGCCCCTCCTGAGCCTGGCCCACGCCAGCAGGGCCTTCGGGCCGGTGCAGGCGCTGCGGGGCGTGGGCATCGAGCTGTATCCCGGTGAGTCTCACGCGCTGGTGGGGGAGAACGGCGCGGGCAAGAGCACCCTGGTCAAGATCCTGGCCGGGGTCTACCGCCCCGACGCGGGCGAACTGCAGGTCGCCGGCCAGCCCCGGCACTTCCACTCGCCGGCCGAGGCCCAGGCGGCGGGTATCGCCGTTATCTATCAGGAGCCCACCCTCTTTCCGGATCTGAGCGTGGCCGAGAACGTCCTGATGGGCCGGCAGCCGCTCGCCCGCGGAGGACGCATCGACACCCGGGCCCTGCACGCGCGGGTCGCTGGCATCCTGCGCGAGCTGGGGGTGGCGCTCGATCCGGCGCGGCCCGTGCTGGGCCTGAGCATCGCCGATCAGCAGCTCGTCGAGATCGCCAAGGCGCTGTCGCTCAGCGCGCGCATCCTGATCATGGACGAGCCCACCGCCGCGCTGACCCTGCAGGAGACCGAGCGGCTCTTCCGGGTGGTGCGCTCGCTGCGGGCGCGGGGCGCCGCGGTGCTGTTCATCACCCACCGGCTGGAGGAGGTCTTCGCGGAGTGCCAGCGCGTCACGGTCATGCGCGACGGCGCCTGGGTGTCGTGCGGCCCCACCGCCCAGTACGACACCGGCCGCGTGGTGCGCCAGATGGTCGGCCGCGACCTGGGCGAGCTGTATCCGCGCGGCGCGGGCGTGCCCGGCGAGGTGGCCCTGGCGGTGCGCGGCCTGGGTCAGCCCGGCGTCTTCCGCGACATCAGCTTCGAGGTGCGGCGCGGCGAGATCGTCGCCCTGGCGGGGCTGGTCGGGGCGGGGCGCAGCGAGGTGGCCCGCGCCGTGTTCGGGATCGACCCGCGCGCCGCGGGCGAGGTGCGCCTCGGCGGTCAGCCCATTCCCCCCGGTCAACCCCAGACCGCGATGCACCTGGGCCTGGGCCTGGTGCCCGAAGACCGCCGCGCGCAGGGGCTGGTCATGGACATGAGCATCGAGCGCAACGCCACCCTGGCGATCCTGAACCGCCTGGCGCGCGGCGGCCTGATGAACCGGGCCTCGGAAGCCGCCACCGCCCAGCACTGGACATCGAAGCTGCAGCTCAGGGCGCACAGTCTGCGTGACCCCGTCAGCTCGCTCTCGGGCGGGAACCAGCAGAAGGTCGTGCTGGCCAAGTGGCTGGCGACCCGTCCCAGCGTCCTGATCGTGGACGAGCCCACGCGCGGCATCGACGTGGGCGCCAAGGCCGAGGTGCACCGCACGCTGGCCGAACTGGCCGCCTCCGGCCTGGCCGTCCTGATGATCTCCAGCGACCTGCCCGAGGTGCTGGGCATGGCCGACCGCATCCTGGTCATGCGCGAGGGCGCCCTGGTGGGCGAACTGAGCCGCGCGCAGGCCAGCGAGGAGGCCGTGATGTTCCTGGCGACCGGACAGCGTCCCTCACACGTCAGCGGGGGCGCGGCGTGA
- a CDS encoding L-rhamnose mutarotase, which produces MTAPPHRVCFLLQVRPERLAEYRERHRAVWPDMLAALRETGWHNYSLFLRGDGLLVGYFETPDLQAAREGMARSGVNARWQAEMAPFFIELEGTPDESFRPLEEVFHLD; this is translated from the coding sequence ATGACCGCGCCCCCCCACCGAGTGTGCTTTCTGCTTCAGGTGCGCCCCGAACGGCTCGCCGAGTACCGGGAACGCCACCGCGCGGTGTGGCCGGACATGCTCGCCGCGCTGCGCGAGACCGGCTGGCACAACTACTCGCTGTTCCTGCGAGGCGACGGCCTGCTGGTGGGCTATTTCGAGACCCCCGATCTGCAGGCCGCCCGTGAGGGCATGGCCCGCAGCGGGGTCAACGCCCGCTGGCAGGCCGAGATGGCGCCGTTTTTCATCGAGTTGGAGGGCACGCCGGATGAGAGCTTCCGGCCGCTGGAGGAGGTGTTCCACCTTGACTAG
- a CDS encoding DeoR/GlpR family DNA-binding transcription regulator, with amino-acid sequence MSSDLMGPLPGRQQDILRRALALGVVRIKELATELGVHEMTVRRDIDALCEQGRLLRVHGGAQLLERTSEELSQQLRAAQNVEAKERIARAALGLIQDGDTVALDASTTSLALARLLPSRRVQAIACSLDAANVLAAGGVPFLMVGGNFHAPARSFVGAFFLDTLARLHPDLVFFSAKGYAPETGFTDPHLPEVGSKQALIRSGSSVVALLDHSKFGRRALATIATHADVNTVITDAEPAEAVRARLDTDDIQLILAP; translated from the coding sequence ATGTCCAGTGACCTCATGGGCCCGCTGCCTGGCCGCCAGCAGGACATCCTGCGCCGCGCGCTGGCGCTGGGGGTCGTGCGGATCAAGGAACTCGCCACCGAGCTGGGGGTGCATGAGATGACCGTGCGGCGCGACATCGACGCGCTGTGTGAGCAGGGCCGGCTGCTGCGGGTGCACGGCGGCGCGCAGCTGCTCGAACGCACCAGCGAGGAGCTGTCCCAGCAGCTCCGGGCTGCCCAGAACGTGGAGGCCAAGGAACGCATCGCCCGCGCCGCGCTCGGGCTGATCCAGGACGGCGACACGGTGGCGCTGGACGCCAGCACCACCAGCCTCGCGCTGGCCCGGCTGCTGCCCAGCCGCCGGGTGCAGGCCATCGCCTGCTCGCTGGACGCCGCGAACGTCCTGGCTGCCGGCGGCGTGCCCTTCCTGATGGTGGGCGGCAACTTCCACGCCCCGGCGCGCTCGTTTGTCGGAGCGTTCTTCCTCGACACGCTGGCGCGGCTGCACCCCGATCTGGTGTTTTTTTCCGCCAAGGGCTACGCCCCGGAGACGGGCTTCACCGACCCCCACCTGCCCGAGGTGGGCAGCAAACAGGCGCTGATCCGCTCGGGCAGCTCGGTGGTGGCGCTGCTCGACCACTCCAAGTTCGGGCGCCGCGCGCTGGCGACCATCGCCACCCACGCCGACGTGAACACCGTGATCACCGACGCCGAGCCCGCCGAGGCCGTGCGCGCCCGCCTGGACACCGACGACATCCAGCTCATCCTGGCGCCCTGA
- the rhaI gene encoding L-rhamnose isomerase → MNADLLTALSAQRIETPSWGYGNSGTRFKTFAAPGAARDIWEKLDDAAEVHRLTGIAPSVALHIPWDEVDDYGALRDYAQERQLTLGAINPNVFQDDVYKLGSVTNPDERVREQALSHLLDCVEVMKQTGSTDLSLWFADGTNYAGQDDLRRRKRHLRAALGRVHDALPDGARMLVEYKLFEPAFYATDLFDWGAAYAHCLAVGERAQVLVDLGHHAQGVNIEGIVAFLLDEGRLGGFHFNARRYADDDLIVGTANPFELFCIYAELVAAARSEDAATRTTAQQVAYMIDQSHNIEPKVEAMLQSVLNCQEAYAQALLIDHDHLREAQERGDVLGAHRVLTDAFKTDVRPLLREWRGETGRPADPIAAHRQSGYQDRVARERGTVDSGGGYPVKDRVMGT, encoded by the coding sequence ATGAACGCCGACCTGCTCACCGCCCTGTCCGCCCAGCGCATCGAAACGCCCAGCTGGGGGTACGGCAACTCGGGCACGCGCTTCAAGACCTTCGCGGCGCCGGGCGCCGCCCGCGACATCTGGGAGAAGCTGGACGACGCCGCCGAGGTGCACCGCCTGACCGGCATCGCCCCGTCCGTGGCGCTGCACATCCCCTGGGACGAGGTGGACGACTATGGCGCGCTCAGGGACTACGCCCAGGAGCGGCAGCTCACCCTGGGGGCGATCAACCCGAACGTGTTCCAGGACGACGTGTATAAGTTGGGCAGCGTCACGAATCCGGATGAACGTGTGCGCGAGCAGGCCCTCTCCCATCTGCTTGACTGCGTGGAGGTGATGAAACAGACTGGCAGCACAGACCTCAGCCTATGGTTCGCCGACGGCACCAACTACGCCGGGCAGGACGACCTGCGGCGGCGCAAACGGCACCTGCGCGCGGCCCTGGGGCGCGTCCACGACGCCCTGCCCGACGGCGCGCGGATGCTGGTGGAGTACAAGCTGTTCGAGCCCGCCTTCTACGCGACCGACCTGTTCGACTGGGGCGCAGCCTACGCGCACTGCCTCGCGGTGGGCGAGCGGGCGCAGGTGCTGGTCGACCTGGGACACCACGCGCAGGGCGTGAACATCGAGGGCATCGTGGCCTTCCTGCTGGACGAGGGGCGCCTGGGCGGCTTCCACTTCAACGCCCGGCGCTACGCCGACGACGACCTGATCGTGGGCACGGCCAACCCCTTCGAGCTCTTCTGCATCTACGCCGAACTCGTGGCGGCCGCGCGCAGTGAGGACGCGGCGACCCGCACCACGGCGCAGCAGGTGGCCTACATGATCGACCAGAGCCACAACATCGAACCCAAGGTGGAGGCCATGCTGCAGTCGGTGCTGAACTGCCAGGAAGCCTACGCCCAGGCGCTGCTGATCGACCACGACCACCTCCGGGAAGCGCAGGAGCGCGGCGACGTGCTGGGGGCCCACCGGGTGCTGACAGACGCCTTCAAGACCGACGTGCGGCCCCTGCTGCGCGAGTGGCGCGGCGAGACCGGGCGGCCGGCAGATCCCATCGCCGCGCACCGTCAGAGCGGCTATCAGGACAGGGTCGCCCGCGAACGCGGCACCGTGGACAGCGGCGGCGGCTACCCGGTCAAGGACAGGGTGATGGGGACGTGA